CAAAAAACGCAGAGATTCGGAGCTGGCGTTGTACTGTTATGGAAAAAGTTAATTGCCAATTGCCACTAGGTGAAAGTCACTAACAAGGTGTCTGCACATTTcttaaaaagtttaactttataTATCTAAAGTAAAGGCCTTAAACTGTcttaagttaatttaaaaaaaatctaagttgGTCTTTAATACGCTAATTACAGGTCTGATGTTGTGGCAGGACTATTCAAGCttgtatgtagttttttttcccttctcttcttttttagGCAAAAATGACTCAAGGCGCGCAGGAAGTAGCTGCTAATATACACTTGCTAGTTAGCTATCTAGCTACCTTTTTTGTGTCTATCATTGGTGCATATATTCAGTTGGCTGGGcgatatttgtttttgcaactgGCTCACTTCTGCTGCCAGCCCCAACCATCCCCtatgtttatagttttttcggcttcaaattttattcaaaaaggcCTTAAAGTCTTACATTTGACTTGCTAAAACTGGCAGATACCCTGCAGTACATCAACTAGCagctaaattatgtttttccctctattttgcagtaaaataaaaactccgTTGATGGACAATATTCTAAACCGTAGCTCTTAGTGTAAGCGTTAAGCCTGGAATGGTTGTTAAATCACCTAACATTCAGCAGAAATATTAGTCTCAAGCTTGTTTTCATCCTGTATAGCACCGTTCTTTGAAGTATCACTTGGAATTCAATAAGTGCCTGACCTGAGTTAGCTGATCACAAGCACCAAGAGTCGGTGCTGCATGATGATAACACAGGCATGTGATCTTCAGCTGATGCACACCCCTCTCTGCTGCTATTCTGAGACGTTACCGCACAGACTTACTGGGGAAAAAACAATGCAATCAAAGAAACGGCTGGCGAAACGTTAAAGATGGTGGAGATTCTGCTGCTTCAGATACTTCGTACACACTTCAGCTTTTGAGGTGTGTGTTCTTTTAGTGAGGAAAGATGTGGTGATATCCAGGACAAACAAGAAGAACATTGCAATATAGTTTATTACGCCTCAATCTCACccttctgtttctgtctccgttttttttaatcctttggTAATCTCAGGCGTGTAAGCAACAGTGCCACTCCTTCATCTGTGGGATTACAACTGGTGAAACAAAGACACTTAATTACCGCTGATGCAACGTCTTATGTGTCTGCTTTAAGTGTGGGTGAAAGGAAATGTAGTTTCAATTGTACCGGGTCTGCTGTGTGATATTATGTTTGTGTCctgtcttattatttttaatagcaGTGTAGTCTCATCGGCAGGCAGACATACCTGTGTACAGCATAATTAAACCTGAAATGAGCCTGGCGCTGGGCTTTTACAGcagctttgtttttacatttaaatgactAGCGCTTACCCAGTGCTCAACATTGATCTTTGATCTCCATTACCAGTCGAAATGTAAGCAAAAAGCTTTCGGCTATCATTTCAAAATGGATTTTCAGTGTTTCCTGCAGTCCTGGGGCAGCAGCGCTTTGAACAGACCCATTAGTTCAAACCAATCCATTAGAGccaggcaaaaacaaaacaagatccTCAAGAGGAGGCTTTCTCTGTCTTGGAGGATGAAGGAGATCCCTGTCCATGTGCACCCAGGGCCGCACTACTTAACCGGGACCTTTTTCGGTCTTCTGAGCACAGAAGTGCTGGTGTCCCATGGATGAGAGGCTTGCTTCAAAGTGGTTTCCAGGTGAGCAGCTACAGGGCATCCCATAAGCACCAGTTGGTATCTGTGCAAAGTCTTTGAGTAAATTGAGCCAGGACAGGAGGAGGGTATGATCATCAAGAACAAGTTATGGTCAGGGACAAACATCCGTCCGTCCATTTAATTGCTGTCCGTTCGTGCACGTCTATCCTTTCATTTAATTtgcacatccatccatccatacgtACTTAcatacatttaatttctttctgtccatctttcttttctccttcctttctttcttacTATCTTCCTTCCTCCCATTTTTAAAGCCTGACCACGGCCGTAACTCTTAAGAACTCTAGGAATTTAATAGTGTAAAAAACATGAAGTAGCTTTTCACACTATCTGAACCTAATCTTGGTTCAGATTTGGACATAAGATTAGTACACTTATACTAAGAACAAAACAGGAGACGGGATAAAAAGGTCTAAAATAGGCAATCCAGGAGCAACTGTTTTGTGCGTgagaaatgtaaatgtaaatcaCCAACACCTGGAACCTGGATCTCCTTAGTGTCTGTATGGCTAGAAGAGCTTCTATGTGGATATTTATAGCCACTCATACAAACATCTGTAAGCAAAACATCAAGCACAATACAGAACAGCGTGAAACAGgtttttgtgctattttttaACATGGCAACTGACCTGCAGGGTAGACATAAATGGCACACTACAGAGACAGGCACTGAAGTACACCGAGACGACCGAGATATGAGAAGATTCGGAAGGAAGGAATACAGGAGGTTTTTCGGCTATGCTGGAAGGAGATTACACATTTCAAAGGTTTCATGTCAGAAAGATTTGAGTCCGCTCCTCACAGAGGCCTTCCGTTTGCACATAAAGGTATCGTGGCCTTGTGTGTCTGCGGCGGAGTCACAGTGCCACCTGAAAACCAGTCACTTTTGCTGATTTCAGTATTCTTGTCTGCAGGTACTGCTCCCTTAGAGAAAACCTTACTCTGTCGTCTTTAACTAGGAAAAGGCTCGCTTTTTAGTGCTGACCCTGCTTATTTGTAAGCTCTTTCTTTGGGATCGTCCTTTCTGGACAGCATCTTGCCAATAATGTCAGACAGACTCTCATTGATCAAGTCATCACTGTTAAGACACCAGGACTAAGATATGCAAAGCTAAAGGAATAAACCGAAGGCGTACTGTGGAATtaaatgcacacacagacaTTGTAGATTCCCTAGGTGTTTTGCAATGCGTCAATATTGTTTCTTAGGTTGAAGTgttgatgagagaaagaaagcaaTTGCTCCTTTTACGCATATCCATCTTGGAAACGCACCAGGACACCAGCCTTCTTATTAAGTCCTACTAGAAGCACAGCGGTGCAATACGAAGGCGTTCCCAGTCACGTTTACGAGGACTTTTACAGCTCCTCCGTCGGCGGCGGCCTGTCTTTCTGCCTTGGGCAGACCTTAAAATAAAGCACCCATTGAGGGAGGAAAATGCAAATGTTACAGTGGTGAAGGGAGAGGCCCACAACTGAAGCGCTATTCTTCAGAGCAGGGTGGAAGACTGGACCTCTGTGTCTGCGCCACCCACAGACACACAACGGCCATCGCTCTGACCATTCACTGATGAAGGAGATGGCGGGGGGTCGCGGAAAGGCCTTCTAGCCAGAGATATGGCTACGTTCCACCTCTCCAACGAGCTTCCCTGAATGCAGCTGGATAGTTGTTGAGGAATCCCACTGAAAGACAAGCAGATGGACATGGAATCAgcctgaaaacatttctttgcttcttttagTCCAGCAGGGATGAAGGCGTCCGCGCATccttaaagtcttaaattccTGTGTCTAAAATAATGTCTCAAAttcttaaaacaatttgagttgccattttttcccctctttgcATTCTGCTACTCAAGGCAGTTGTGGCTTCTGCTGATTAGCTGCCAGTAAACCCttgcttgctagctagctagctagctaactgtCAACAAACAAGGAACGACAAACGGCAGCAACAGGCAAAAGTCACTGGCACTTGGGATGAAACCCAATAAAAGGGACACAACAGCTACgaaagctgaacatttttcaactttgtcGCATCAAGTCCACTTCTACTTGTACAAGCACAAAATTTCACAAGTTTTGCTATTCTTGATTGTAATACAGCAGGATCTTAAATATTGGTCTTAAATGTCATTCAAGGTGGCATtacaaagtcttaaatttgtCTTGCTGAAACCTACTAATACCTTGAAAATGGCTGTCTGAACATGTTTACTTAgagctaaacattttttaactatgGATAGATATAACTGACCAGATGCGCTCGTCAGATGAGCCTTTTAGTTGTGGAAAACTAACACTCTGAACACAGTAGCTCCAcattgaaacatggtggtggcaccaTCATTCATTCCCTTCAGGTTTTCTCCCAGCTGGAgctaaaataaatccaaacatcACAGTCCGTTCAGCTAAATACTGTAATATCTATGTCATGTTTGAGGAGAGatcacaggttttttttttgtctccccaCGGCAGCGTGTTTACTATGATAAATGTTTGCcttgtttgctttcttttccgTGCCCCCATCTGTGCATTGGCGAAATCTAAATCGCTGCAGTAGCTGACAACAAAGATCTGTCATTGTATATTAAAGCAAATTCTGGTTATTAAGAAATTCAGGGTTTGAACACACTAGTGAAGGACCAGGCAGTAGCAGAAACATTGGGAAGATTTTATTCCACCTTTAAAGATTAAACAAGTCACTTTCTTAAGTtctaaaaataagcaaaattatGTGTATGAGTTGATTTTCTAAATTATAACTGAGCTAGATGTTGTGAGCAGCTTTCCCTGTCAGGAAGCACCTGATCGTTTATCTTTGATCACTCCCTCCTTGACGTTTGTTTCTCCCCGCCATGCAAGGGGGTGATTATCCAATCTAAATCACAGCAGTTATTAACCCATCCCAAAACATGGATCATTGCGTCCGTACACATGGGAGACACCGTGATGCCTACGATAATAAGCAGCCGCGTGAGCAGGCCCTCGGTGAAAGGTGTAATTTCACCTTGTAGCTATGGCTACACCTAAGGTGGCTGCGTGAACCGCTGAGGTGTTCTCGGCCATTCTTTTCATAAACAGCTGCTTGAAGGCAGAGCGCACCGTGAATGGATTTATGGTGGTTTTTAATATAgctttttagtttgtttgtagCTTTGTAGATTATAATTTGAGTTTCCACTTTTATCTGTACCTagattttcttcacttttcttttgtttatgctGTATGAAATGGTAGCAGTTCATCATAAAATACCTGCtaccattttaaatgtcaataaaaagttCTAAATTATTGTCTTATTCAGGAAATTAGAATATACGCCCTATTAAAAGTACCTTTAAGGAGGTATTAAACTTAGGATTATTATTAAGcccagatttttgtttttaaaaattatttttcattgggGTGACAcaattttcttactttaaatGTCACGTTTTCAGTAATGTAATTGGAAAATCACTGTATTTAACAGTAGTAAAGGCTTTTACTTATTCATTAGTTTATAATTAAATCTATATGATGGGTTTCACTAGTGATGAAGTTCCTAAAATAAATTGACtgttcaataatattcaaatttattgaataagtCTGTACTTGTATTTGATTTGTATGATGACATCCTgcaaatttcagtaaattataaaattttagAGTAATTATTCAGATGTATTTGACATTGGTACTCTTCCTGTTTCCCTGGGGAGTGAATATAACTTAACACTCTTCAAAGTGGAAAAGAATAGAgcactaactaactaactaactaactaactaactatcTAACTAACTCAAATATACAGTTGggtttaaaatgatttgaagtATAATTCTGACTTATTTCAGCCAGCCTGCACAGTGAAAATGATGCtaatagatattttaaaaaaatctccactCTTGCATCTTGTGATCATAAATCTCCATAGCAACAACTCATTTTTGGGCTTATCATCTGAACGTAGTTACGCCCTGTAGCAATCAATAATGTAATAACAGCCAATGGCTTCATAATTTGCGccattttaaacatattaaagCCAATAACATAATAACTGGCCAAAAATGTAATGAGGTTTTTGGGCCAATAATATAATCGCTTTCTGGCAATACGTTGTTATAGTAATAGGTTATTTGGGTAGTATGCTAAAAtcctttgaaaacaaaataactgcAGCAGATAGTGTAATAATACATGAATAATGCTTCATTTCCTGAAAATAGAAGGTTTTACGGCAATTTGCGCATTTCAAAAAGGCTCGCTCTCTAATTACGGCTTAATTAGCAAATTTAAGAATTAATTTGATATGCAGATTCCTTATTTAGAgtattgtttcttttcttacaCATTTAACTTAATTACATCAAAAGACGAATATGTTTGTTAGTTAGAACAGTGTGTTAAAGAGCTTTAAAGTGTTATTTTCTCAAGAACATTATTAAATGATTCATAATATTGCAAACAGTATTAACTAAGAAAACCTTGAACGCTTTCACTATACAATATTTTACTGGCAAACACATCCAGCCTTAAGATTGTCCATATATgggtgtgtctttttttttttcttcttttttcatcttAACCTTTGACTTGAcaacaaccaaataaaacacagtgaagACCAATGTTTTTCTCCGATCACTGATTGTCATAATATAACATTAGGATTATTATTACGGTTGGCAGCCCCTGAGACAAAGGAAGAGAGGAACAATAGAAATTTATACAAAGACCGGAGCAGTTTGAGATGGCTGTCAAACCACATGCTTGAAGTCGAGGTGGTTTTCCGGTAAAAAGCCTGCACTTAGTGAGATTTGAACCACTCTCCCAAGTCTCTTCACCGCAGTTTTACTTCGTCGCTTCAAACGGGGAATAATGATGAGCAATTCCACGAAGCatctctctctccgtctctggctacaaacaaacagaatacaGGCCAAAGATAAGAGTAGCTGCCTTCCTTCTGAGTCTACCTAAGTTCATCAGGAGGGTCTTGGGTTTGTTTTGATCCCTGCAGGGCGCTATGGCGACGGCGTGCTTCCCCGCAGCCTCGATCTGGGATGATGTCCAGAGCGCAGCTTCAGCACCGGCACCAGCTCCCCTTTCTCACACCCTCCCACGCGGTTTCCACCCGCACACTTGCACCAGCCTACGCTTTTTTTCTGGTGCCCGCTGATGCGCGAGGCCGCCGCATCATTTCATGGAGCAAATCACGAGGCTCCaattattacttcttttttttttctttctctttttgctttcaGTTGCCGGGTTAAACGGGTGACTTTATTCCTCTGTTTTGAAGAAGCCTGAGCAGACGCTCCGGATTTCTGTGCACACACGTGTGCATGTGAGACTTGCTAGTGATttagtatgtgtgtgtgtgtgggaaggTGTGATGGCGCGTGTGCGCGAAGCATGAAGGAGGAGTGCGGGCGTATCGGTGGCTCACTGCAGTCGTTGAGGCTACCTCAGCATCATTACAGCAGAGTTCATAGGTCACACAGGTGTAGAAACATTAACGTTCAGACCTTTTAAGTGAAAAGCTACTGTAAGGTCGCCGACGGTGTTTGAGGCTCTGCGGGCTGCTTTTAATATCACTCCTGCAGCACAAgaaaggccttttttttttttttacttctcccCTCGATGAGACTTGGAGAGTGTCGGCTGTTTGCACTGCGAAACAGGATTATACCTAGAGCTGTGCttgattaaaagtattttttctgtttgtctgccCACGTATCGTAGAGGAAGAACAAAGCTCTGGAGCAGGTTGAGCATCAGCACCAAATCCCTGTCACAGCATTACTGAGCTACCAAATGTGAACAGAAATAATCCATATTGTTCTTCTGTTCAATTGCGTCGAACTCCCATGAGAGGCATCCGTAACGCTAGTTGGAGTTGTCCCACAGAAGTGtgatttgcattttaatataaCCCTAATTATTACGACCTGACTAGAGCGGTCTCTCTACTTTGATTTGGACTCTATTGGTTGAATGGAAAATGAATTTGCTAATAGTGACATCCTGAAGGAAAACCTGTGAAAGGCTGCAAAAGTCAGTCAGAGGCTCCTTCAGATTAACTGGAAggctgactgctactggagtaCTTCCTGCCTTCAtgaaatttaatttccctttgggatggataaattatttttaaaaatagtgacatgaacatttgttttgtcaaatacttagcatttttcttttctgtttatacacatttctgtattgacgccatttttgaataaataagGACTGTTCCATTgaataaagtgtatttataatgttttttatgtctttctttgttttaagaCCTAAATATAGGATTGGAATTGGAAGCTGAATTTCAACTGGAATagagctggaaaataaaaacaaaggatcttcaatttaaaaattaacaaaaaatttctCAGCATGAACAaaacaatgtaataaaaaatatatgttatttttgttgtgcGTTTTGCGGTTccaaatacatttgttttcGCTGGAACGAGGGCCGAGATGGATTGGGAAGGTAGCTGACGAATGTTTGTATCATAGTTTATttatggcctagtcaaagcccagacctaaatctaaaTGTGGCATGAATCACAAAAAGTCCTATTTTGTGATtatcaagtaaataaataaattgtgagaACTTCTTTTGTGTCCTGTTGCTTTGTGTGACGCGTtcagaacacacacacgcacgcgaGTAATTAAACTCAGTCATTACCGATCAGAGCGTTGACACTGGGCAGGCCTGTCATATTTCCTCATAAGAGGAAATTAGCGGAATTGCGATGAGAGGGGATGCTGCTAATTGGGACACGGTGCTGAGGCTGCTCTGTGTCACGGAGTTAAGAGGTATTTAGACAGAGCAGCAGACCTCCTCACGCTACACTGATTCTAATTTATCTCTGCTTCCCTTTTCCCTCTTTCACATTAGCCAAGACCCGCCGTGTCATGCCTGCCATGTCGTgtcctctccctctctgtctcgtGTCTAATCCATATCAGTCCACTTTGCATGCCTGCACCCAGATTTCCTTCCCATCTTCCCTCAGGTCAGCTCCTCTCATTCTTGCATTTATCTCCTCGTGGTGGTGGATCATCATGTTAGCCACTGGCCTCTGCTTTGACAGACTAATTGTGTTCGTCCGCCGGGATTTCGGTGAGGCCGACCCTTCGTACAACCACATCTGTCCGACTTTCAGATGTGTTTCCGAGATCGACAAGAACAAGAGTTCCGACCTTTGTCCTTCTTTGTCGTCCTCGTTTTTCCCGTCTGCCCCGACGACTTGGTGGGCGACGTGTTTGTGATGAAAGCGCCACCAACACCAAGCAGAAATAACAAGCTGGCAAATCAAacgcagtttttttttttctttaatcttttaaaatgagaaaaaaaaatgcttctttacAGAGAGACCAGAAGCTTCTGTTCCACTGGATTGACACAAAGTTGCTCTTGTGATCTTTTTACGTTCggtataaatatttatgctACCGGCTTTTGCGTAACGCTTTaggttctgttttgaaaaatttttccaacttttctttcttttctgcgTGTTCTTCGTTCTCAGGGACGCTGCACGCGAGAGAACTGCAAATACCTCCACCCGCCAGCTCACCTGAAGACCCAGCTGGAGATCAACGGCCGGAACAAcctgatccagcagaagacggCGGCCGCCATGTTGGCTCAGCAGATGCAGTTCATGATCCCCGGAACAACCATGCAGCCCGTGGtcagtgcagaaaaaaaataatttaaaaagaaagaatgacaCACACCGACTCTGCTGTCAGGCTCAAAAGCCATTAGAAATATTGTTGCTCTAACGCTGGGAGCTGCTCTGCCAGGTGTGGATGTTTTCAACTGCATCTGTGTACACCCAGGCGTGACTAAAGCAGAACATGTCTGCTCAGCGAAATCTTTCCAGGATGCACagaggttgaaaaaaaaaacaaagcaaccttttttctcacttttcgCTCTTGCTGCGTCCTCTTTGAAACATACCCCTCTCCTTTACCCCTGCCGTCTTTCTACCCATCATCGATCCCCCCCAcctttcctctcctcttcctcaacCACAACTCTGTACAGCTGCACCTGATATTTTTCATTGAAGgacattaaatcagaataaacttttaactttttataatattttggcTAATTTATTGCTATTCCCCCACATGATTTTAAACAAGAAAGAAGTTCTTGTTTAAAATCGTGGTTGTTGTGAATTAGCTTGGAAAGTCACGGCATCAATATTAGTAATTAGCAAAATCTCGCtcattattctgacatttagcaaacagaCATCATTTTTGACCTGCTTAATGtcagacagtaaaaaaaaacaacaaagggtTCGATCTACTTTTCTGTTGAGTAAATATCAGGTTCCAGGTGTCTCCTcgtctcttttctctctttcttctcaACATTTCACATCTCATCATTCTTCAGTGCCTTGCATTTTACTCGAGAACGCTGCAAAGAGAAACCTCTGATCTCATCTCTGTCTTCAGCAGACGTTTCCGGTCAGCCAGGGCCTTGGATCCAGTGCGGGCTTGAGCTACACGCCTTACCTGACCCCGATGTCCCACAGCATGGGCCTGGTCCCCACAGACATCCTGCCCAGCACTCCCGTCATCGTCCCCGGCAGCCCACCCGTGTCAGTGACGGCCGGTTCCTCCTCCAACCAGAAACTCCTGCGTGCCGACAAACTGGAGGTGACccgaacaaaatgttttttggtttttttgttgttgctaaacAAGTCGGTGCTTAAGTTAGTACGAACTCCAGCATCCTTGAGCATACGTTTCTTTGAATAATTTGACTTCTTCCAGAGCCACGATGCGAAAATGAGGAATGATAATTCACAGTGATCCAAACTGAAATTAACTCAAGTCAAAGTGGTAGTTGCTAAACAGTCGAACTGGGACGCTGAAACCAACTCCGAATGTCTCCATCTGCCCTCTTGGCAAACAACTCTGGAGAATAACTGGGATTGTGAAAGAATCCACAaggaggacttttttttttttttttttttcagcaccaTATTTATCAAGATAAGCAGTAATCTACCTAAGACCTGAAGGTGACGCGTGGGCGTGTGCCTGTATGTGTTTTTCAGCAGGAGTGCCATCACTTAGCAACTGAATGGAGCTGGCTTTAATTAAGCCGTATCCCTCTGAGACACGTGTGCACTCCTACACACAAGCCTACAACGCACGTTCATGTGTGTGCAACTTTTTTGCACAAAACACGTAGGCGTACTTTGTTATGTGTAAATACGAGTGTGTTTAAGGAAGAAGAACATTCATATATGTTATGATTGAAGCAGGTTTAGCAGCTCCGTTTGATTTAAGGAACTCTTTAAAACTTTTGATTCCGACTTGCTTCGGTTTTAGATGCCATTTGATGCTTTTGATTGTTTcattcttaactttttttttaatgtatataaaGAAACTGTTTTGCACAAGATGTCTCTTAGCAACTGGAatcttattatttaaaacacaaaactgatcTATTACTGGTCAGTGAACGCACCATGCTAACAAACAAACCTGAAAAAGTGGAATTGAttacagaagcagaaaaatggtttaaaattcaatgcaataaatgttaaaaattataGTAATAGTGACTTTTAATCgtcttgttttcatttcccTGTAATGCCAGGTCTGCCGCGAGTTCCAGCGGGGCAACTGCGCCCGCGGCGAGACAGACTGCCGCTTTGCCCACCCGAGCGACAGCCCCATGATCGACACCAGCGACAACACGGTCACCGTGTGCATGGACTACATCAAGAGCCGCTGCTCCCGCGAGAAGTGCAAGTACTTCCACCCCCCAGCCCACCTGCAGGCCAAGATCAAGGCGGCCCAGCACCAGGCCAACCAGACGGCCGTGGCCGCACAAGCAGCAGCCACGGCTGCAGCCATGGTGAGAGCGCCGCCCTGCTGGCCACACACTTTTATCTCAGGCAGAGCAGGAAACGCacacttttgtctttttagtGATTCTTTCAATCAATACGCTTAGGTCTCCTTTTCTAGCTTTATAACTTTTTGTGATGCACTGtaaaacttatttgtttttctgaaagttttcacCATTTGAATTGCGAATAATCTCATCATTGCAAATAATCCTGACTTAGAAAGATTCCAAACACCTCTCGCTTACTATAACAGATCCCCCTCAACATGCAATGTGGAGCCCTGCTTTATTACTATCCTCTGCTGATTGATTCTAGTGGACTCTGGAGAACAATTCACCAACAATA
This region of Xiphophorus hellerii strain 12219 chromosome 24, Xiphophorus_hellerii-4.1, whole genome shotgun sequence genomic DNA includes:
- the LOC116716075 gene encoding muscleblind-like protein 2a isoform X7 — encoded protein: MALNIASIRDTKWLTLEVCRQFQRGTCSRSDEECKFAHPPKSCQVENGRVIACFDSLKGRCTRENCKYLHPPAHLKTQLEINGRNNLIQQKTAAAMLAQQMQFMIPGTTMQPVQTFPVSQGLGSSAGLSYTPYLTPMSHSMGLVPTDILPSTPVIVPGSPPVSVTAGSSSNQKLLRADKLEVCREFQRGNCARGETDCRFAHPSDSPMIDTSDNTVTVCMDYIKSRCSREKCKYFHPPAHLQAKIKAAQHQANQTAVAAQAAATAAAMTQSTAKAMKRPLEATVDLAFPHGVLQPLPKRPALEKSNGAGSLFNPSVLHYQQALANAQLQQPAFFHTGSVLCMTPASSLATTPATSVPYAATAPANQIILK
- the LOC116716075 gene encoding muscleblind-like protein 2a isoform X10 yields the protein MALNIASIRDTKWLTLEVCRQFQRGTCSRSDEECKFAHPPKSCQVENGRVIACFDSLKGRCTRENCKYLHPPAHLKTQLEINGRNNLIQQKTAAAMLAQQMQFMIPGTTMQPVQTFPVSQGLGSSAGLSYTPYLTPMSHSMGLVPTDILPSTPVIVPGSPPVSVTAGSSSNQKLLRADKLEVCREFQRGNCARGETDCRFAHPSDSPMIDTSDNTVTVCMDYIKSRCSREKCKYFHPPAHLQAKIKAAQHQANQTAVAAQAAATAAAMAFPHGVLQPLPKRPALEKSNGAGSLFNPSVLHYQQALANAQLQQPAFFHTVPMMYSATPATVSAATTPATSVPYAATAPANQIILK
- the LOC116716075 gene encoding muscleblind-like protein 2a isoform X2: MALNIASIRDTKWLTLEVCRQFQRGTCSRSDEECKFAHPPKSCQVENGRVIACFDSLKGRCTRENCKYLHPPAHLKTQLEINGRNNLIQQKTAAAMLAQQMQFMIPGTTMQPVTFPVSQGLGSSAGLSYTPYLTPMSHSMGLVPTDILPSTPVIVPGSPPVSVTAGSSSNQKLLRADKLEVCREFQRGNCARGETDCRFAHPSDSPMIDTSDNTVTVCMDYIKSRCSREKCKYFHPPAHLQAKIKAAQHQANQTAVAAQAAATAAAMTQSTAKAMKRPLEATVDLAFPHGVLQPLPKRPALEKSNGAGSLFNPSVLHYQQALANAQLQQPAFFHTGSVLCMTPASSLDHPEVSVTRETECHEAALGSPKQPLCKYYLASPIEVQQPAC